In Wolinella succinogenes DSM 1740, a single genomic region encodes these proteins:
- a CDS encoding tetratricopeptide repeat protein, with the protein MRCLSKTFKSILLAGILAASSLEASPKAKAEAMSFYNLGQFQEAKERFLELSRANPQDPELNFYLGRSALEVKDYDTAIAAFDRVLMVDPAHARTRLEVARVYFERGYFELALKELDLVLSGKLPVNVRESVQSFRDRIEKGMSRHTWSAALLVGIEHDSNVNNDIGGKSFILPSLQLPLEGNTQKSDYNSYQGVILNHAYDIGERGGWAWESGLSAFNKSYFDQSANNLSLASLTTGPAYAHGSHKLSFPVSFDKIYLGSEGYVDVLSGGVKYKQAFSASWMGEAGILGRANDYVSKYRTRDSKEIFTYLGSKIALGEKNPWLFSLYVSYRDVNAKENIRTDVNLNEWSYKAELSKELWAKTRASVGYVRKESRYQDYDTLFLSKRDDSENRYELGLTYEISQKSLIGLSYANIHHRSNHGPFTYDKETLAAYYVWNFW; encoded by the coding sequence GTGCGTTGTCTATCTAAAACTTTTAAGTCGATTCTTTTGGCAGGAATCTTGGCAGCAAGCTCTCTAGAGGCGAGCCCAAAAGCCAAAGCTGAGGCGATGAGCTTCTATAATTTGGGACAGTTCCAAGAGGCCAAAGAGCGCTTTTTGGAGCTCTCTAGAGCCAACCCCCAAGACCCTGAGCTCAACTTCTACCTGGGGCGCAGTGCGCTGGAGGTGAAAGATTATGATACCGCCATAGCGGCGTTTGATCGAGTACTCATGGTCGATCCAGCACACGCTAGGACTCGTTTGGAGGTGGCGAGAGTCTACTTTGAGAGGGGTTATTTCGAGCTCGCCCTCAAGGAGCTTGATTTGGTTCTCTCAGGGAAGCTTCCCGTGAATGTACGAGAGAGCGTGCAGAGCTTCCGCGATCGAATCGAAAAGGGCATGAGCCGCCACACATGGAGTGCGGCACTGCTTGTGGGAATCGAGCATGACAGTAATGTTAATAATGACATTGGCGGCAAAAGCTTCATCCTCCCTTCGCTCCAGCTCCCCCTAGAGGGGAACACTCAAAAGAGCGACTACAACTCCTATCAAGGGGTGATTCTCAATCACGCCTACGACATCGGAGAGCGAGGGGGCTGGGCTTGGGAGAGTGGGTTGAGCGCGTTTAACAAATCTTACTTTGACCAAAGTGCCAACAATCTCTCACTCGCCTCACTCACCACAGGGCCCGCTTATGCGCATGGTTCGCATAAGCTCTCCTTTCCTGTGAGCTTTGATAAAATCTATCTAGGGAGCGAAGGCTATGTGGATGTCCTCTCAGGAGGCGTGAAATACAAGCAGGCCTTTAGCGCCTCTTGGATGGGCGAAGCGGGAATCTTGGGGCGCGCGAATGACTATGTTTCCAAATATCGCACGAGAGATTCTAAAGAGATTTTCACCTATCTTGGCTCAAAAATCGCCCTTGGAGAGAAGAATCCGTGGCTCTTCTCCCTCTATGTGAGCTACCGAGATGTGAACGCTAAAGAAAATATTCGCACCGATGTCAACCTCAATGAGTGGAGCTATAAGGCGGAGCTCTCCAAGGAGCTATGGGCAAAGACTCGCGCGAGTGTCGGTTATGTTCGCAAAGAGAGCCGCTATCAAGACTATGACACGCTCTTTTTGTCCAAAAGGGACGATTCGGAGAATCGTTACGAGCTAGGGCTCACCTATGAGATCAGCCAAAAATCCCTCATTGGATTGAGTTACGCTAATATCCATCATCGTTCTAATCACGGCCCCTTCACCTATGACAAAGAGACGCTGGCGGCTTACTATGTCTGGAATTTTTGGTAA
- a CDS encoding FecR domain-containing protein, whose product MEGQRVIARIIMACLFLFSALGAEIGNITLLVGSAEIERGAERLQASTGTVLEEKDTIRTAASSKVQLTFKDKTVITLGPDSLFLIQEYLSDSSSPKAKFSITQGAFKAITGQIGKVAPQNFNLETKTATIGIRGTILGGEIGSTPNGEPLDTLYCFDGSIVVASLHPTAGISSSVVVLNPGEMTRLAFASPPSPPAPISPQQMNQFNSSLGGGLGASRGLETGGGMGGLSPSPLSSLGLLGGAGSGFEGVGSQAGLMQSMALQSMQGDRMAQLADLINPPEPNLTFSYLTKTSVNGVAADIEQVEASLTSGASVADRIDVTYSHDDGNGGKITETLSSDDLASSPDWQESYVNDDVLRYFMLYRAHTDSLVAGGTPLSTSQVASLSGVAQFFNPEDSCYYGGDCSDMVGLSSNLAINYDNKELLEVTMDEWGGITLLVGKIGANGSIASSTKRVGQSLSWVVNTDFFFPEESTSVSGRLYGEENNYILGALSQMNSMGGVSVESYAARAYQNPYLNVPTTGKLELQGYGVSFYNPGSGLRWGISDEVTISLARSSGGSTAGTNIDLMGGRSSELSSVNFSSATHRAYITDEYFAILDTTSGSEKWIVAIPSNAELTGYDSWGDYVSWGYWGAYDAGDVTKPSVNYWVAGKDKDLAASYIDSLIASVDMNSYTYKGIILGQVTNGWGEVSPILNGTVTLRFDFGGGANSLLDSSKIAFSAGGNSWMLNPSSDAPVSNGTFFSSLDGTVGGNSIDSGSMKGSFFGSNAEAVAGAFSAKGTVSGYEHEAVGVFKALYQQP is encoded by the coding sequence ATGGAGGGGCAGAGGGTCATCGCACGCATCATAATGGCGTGCCTATTTTTATTCAGTGCGCTAGGGGCGGAGATAGGGAATATCACCCTGCTTGTGGGAAGTGCAGAGATAGAGCGGGGAGCAGAGAGACTCCAAGCCTCTACGGGCACGGTGTTAGAGGAGAAGGACACGATCCGCACCGCGGCTAGCTCTAAAGTCCAGCTCACCTTTAAAGACAAGACGGTCATCACGCTAGGACCCGATTCTCTTTTTTTGATTCAAGAGTATCTGAGCGATTCCTCCTCGCCCAAGGCGAAGTTCTCTATCACCCAAGGTGCTTTCAAGGCGATCACAGGGCAGATAGGCAAGGTCGCCCCACAAAATTTCAATCTGGAGACGAAGACGGCGACCATTGGGATACGGGGGACGATTCTTGGAGGTGAGATAGGGAGCACTCCTAATGGAGAGCCGCTAGATACACTCTACTGCTTTGATGGTTCGATCGTAGTCGCTTCGCTTCATCCTACAGCAGGCATATCATCCTCTGTGGTGGTGCTCAATCCCGGAGAGATGACGAGGCTCGCTTTTGCCTCTCCCCCCTCCCCTCCTGCTCCGATTTCACCCCAGCAGATGAATCAATTCAACTCTTCTCTTGGTGGGGGGCTAGGAGCATCTAGAGGATTAGAGACAGGCGGAGGGATGGGAGGACTCTCCCCTTCTCCCCTCTCCTCTCTTGGCCTTTTGGGTGGCGCAGGATCGGGATTTGAAGGAGTGGGTTCTCAGGCGGGGCTGATGCAGTCTATGGCTCTGCAGTCCATGCAAGGCGATAGGATGGCGCAGCTCGCTGATTTGATCAATCCACCCGAGCCCAATCTCACTTTTTCTTATTTGACTAAAACCTCCGTGAATGGTGTAGCGGCTGATATTGAGCAGGTCGAGGCGAGCTTGACCAGTGGCGCTAGTGTCGCTGATCGAATCGATGTCACCTATAGCCATGATGATGGAAACGGGGGGAAGATCACCGAGACACTCTCTAGCGATGACTTGGCCTCTTCGCCAGATTGGCAAGAGAGCTATGTGAATGATGATGTGCTTCGCTACTTCATGCTCTATCGCGCGCACACCGACTCGCTAGTCGCAGGCGGCACACCTCTCTCCACCTCACAGGTCGCTTCTCTCTCGGGGGTGGCGCAATTTTTTAACCCTGAAGATAGTTGCTATTACGGAGGGGACTGCTCTGATATGGTAGGACTCAGCTCCAATCTAGCGATCAATTATGACAATAAAGAGCTTCTTGAGGTGACGATGGATGAATGGGGGGGAATAACGCTCTTGGTGGGGAAAATAGGAGCCAATGGCTCGATTGCCTCTTCGACCAAGCGGGTAGGACAGAGCCTCTCGTGGGTAGTGAACACCGACTTCTTTTTTCCCGAAGAGAGCACCTCGGTCTCAGGGCGACTCTATGGAGAGGAGAATAACTACATCTTGGGAGCCTTGTCTCAGATGAATTCAATGGGAGGGGTTAGTGTGGAGAGTTACGCTGCTAGAGCCTATCAAAATCCCTACCTAAACGTCCCTACGACAGGAAAGCTAGAGCTTCAGGGTTATGGGGTCTCTTTTTATAATCCTGGAAGCGGTCTAAGATGGGGTATATCAGATGAAGTGACTATTTCCTTGGCGCGATCTTCGGGTGGGAGCACTGCAGGGACGAATATCGACCTCATGGGTGGCAGGAGTAGTGAGCTCTCTAGTGTGAATTTCTCTTCAGCGACCCATCGTGCCTATATCACGGATGAATATTTTGCCATCCTTGACACCACTTCAGGGAGCGAGAAGTGGATCGTGGCGATTCCTAGTAACGCAGAATTAACTGGATATGACTCTTGGGGGGATTATGTCTCTTGGGGGTATTGGGGTGCGTATGACGCAGGGGATGTCACCAAGCCCAGCGTCAACTATTGGGTGGCAGGAAAGGACAAAGATCTAGCGGCTAGTTATATTGATAGCCTGATTGCCTCAGTCGATATGAACTCCTACACATACAAGGGAATCATTTTGGGGCAAGTTACCAATGGCTGGGGGGAGGTCTCGCCGATTTTAAATGGAACCGTCACACTCAGATTTGATTTTGGGGGTGGGGCGAATTCCCTGCTGGATTCAAGCAAGATCGCCTTTAGTGCAGGAGGAAACTCTTGGATGTTGAATCCTTCTAGTGATGCGCCAGTGAGTAACGGAACTTTCTTTAGCTCTTTGGATGGCACGGTGGGCGGTAACAGTATTGATTCGGGCTCGATGAAGGGGAGTTTCTTTGGCAGTAATGCTGAAGCCGTAGCGGGAGCTTTTAGCGCAAAGGGCACTGTGAGTGGTTACGAACATGAAGCCGTGGGGGTCTTCAAAGCCCTCTACCAGCAGCCCTAA
- a CDS encoding MlaE family ABC transporter permease codes for MVTAFFGALGRPVLLLWKSLEKFGEFLMFHLRLIPAYFTPPFRARELFIQMESIGVGSFWVIVLTSVFTGMVLAIQFYQGFHQFGAENFMSYPIFLAITRELGPVFAALMLTSRAISAMAAELGTMRVTEQIDAIDTLAIDSKRYLIVPRILASTLSLPLLVILFNFIGNLSAYFISIHVLGVNEESYRSIVRQYLELSDLVISLVKAFVFGYLVSLVGTYIGYNTRGGARGVGRSTTSAVVFSAVTIFGANYLLSAFFLAMDW; via the coding sequence ATGGTCACTGCATTTTTTGGAGCCCTTGGAAGACCCGTCCTTCTTCTATGGAAGAGCTTGGAGAAGTTTGGGGAGTTCTTGATGTTCCATCTGCGCCTCATCCCTGCCTATTTCACGCCTCCTTTTCGAGCAAGAGAGCTTTTTATTCAGATGGAGAGTATTGGGGTGGGCTCTTTTTGGGTGATTGTGCTCACTTCGGTATTCACGGGCATGGTTTTGGCGATCCAGTTTTATCAGGGATTCCACCAGTTTGGTGCCGAAAATTTTATGAGCTATCCCATCTTTCTTGCCATCACGCGTGAATTAGGCCCAGTCTTTGCCGCGCTCATGCTCACGAGTCGTGCGATTTCAGCGATGGCGGCTGAGCTTGGGACTATGCGAGTGACTGAGCAAATTGATGCAATCGACACATTGGCCATCGATTCGAAGCGTTATTTGATTGTTCCAAGGATTCTCGCCTCCACGCTATCACTCCCTTTGTTAGTGATTCTTTTTAACTTTATTGGGAATCTCTCCGCCTATTTTATCTCCATTCACGTCTTGGGAGTGAATGAGGAGAGTTATAGGAGTATTGTGAGGCAATACTTGGAATTGAGCGACTTGGTGATTTCTTTAGTGAAGGCATTCGTCTTTGGCTATCTGGTGAGCTTGGTGGGAACTTATATCGGATACAACACTCGCGGAGGCGCTAGAGGGGTGGGGCGCTCCACCACTAGTGCGGTGGTCTTTAGCGCAGTGACCATTTTTGGGGCTAATTATCTGCTCTCTGCCTTTTTCTTGGCGATGGACTGGTGA
- the fliL gene encoding flagellar basal body-associated protein FliL — translation MADENKETAQAEGKKNKLIIFIIAGVIALLLIIGGVVVYFMLSSNPEPQAASAQASQSTSGGAKAGGASRSGGGNFLSVGPMYALDQFIVNLTTQSGRRYLKTSINVELSQPNLTAELDTKRAVIRDTVISILSSKSIEEISTMKGKEKLKEELIERLNEFLVDGRIVNLFFTDFVVQ, via the coding sequence ATGGCAGATGAGAACAAAGAGACCGCACAGGCCGAGGGCAAAAAGAACAAACTGATTATCTTCATCATTGCGGGTGTTATCGCCCTATTGCTCATCATTGGCGGCGTGGTCGTCTATTTCATGCTAAGCAGCAACCCTGAGCCTCAAGCAGCCAGCGCCCAAGCCTCCCAAAGCACCTCAGGCGGAGCCAAGGCGGGTGGAGCCTCTAGAAGCGGCGGGGGTAATTTCCTTAGCGTAGGGCCTATGTATGCACTTGACCAATTCATCGTCAACCTCACCACCCAAAGCGGTCGCCGCTACCTCAAGACCTCCATCAATGTGGAGCTCAGTCAGCCCAATCTCACCGCTGAGCTAGACACCAAAAGAGCCGTGATTCGTGACACAGTGATTTCGATTCTCTCCTCTAAAAGCATCGAAGAGATCTCCACCATGAAGGGCAAGGAAAAGCTTAAAGAAGAGTTGATCGAGCGATTGAATGAGTTTTTAGTGGATGGTCGTATCGTCAATCTCTTCTTTACCGATTTTGTGGTTCAGTAG
- the acpS gene encoding holo-ACP synthase — translation MIGIDLVSIERIEAFIAKHGQRGLERFLLPEEILLANKPETIAGFWAAKEACSKALGTGIGAEVGFHDIRLFKNPKGAPLLELSPRVKDRFEIDSCALSITHDKGFAIAVVAMEKRRA, via the coding sequence ATGATTGGAATTGATTTAGTCTCCATCGAGCGCATCGAAGCCTTTATTGCCAAACATGGACAGAGGGGGCTGGAGCGCTTTCTTTTGCCTGAGGAGATTCTACTGGCGAATAAACCTGAGACAATCGCTGGATTCTGGGCGGCTAAAGAGGCTTGTTCAAAAGCATTAGGCACAGGAATTGGAGCGGAGGTGGGATTTCATGATATTCGACTTTTTAAAAACCCAAAGGGTGCCCCTCTTTTGGAGCTCTCACCCAGAGTTAAAGATCGCTTTGAAATCGATTCTTGCGCGCTCTCCATCACCCACGACAAGGGATTTGCCATCGCTGTAGTGGCAATGGAGAAGAGAAGGGCTTAG
- the lon gene encoding endopeptidase La, with protein sequence MQLSNYGSFPMNIPVVVEDDLFLYPFMIVPIFVNDEANIKAINHAMDHNELIFIATAKVGEEENRTKESFYPAGVVGSIMRKVALPDGRVKLLFQGLARGKVLEVTQENPLMVEVDLIKSLPYEENRINAVLAILRDKIKTLSSVNPQFPPDLLRTIEENHDPHRIIDLIASTIKLRKEQAYRLFIEADAEERLLLLIDYIIEEVEALKLQKEIKSKVHNKMEQINKEYFLKEQLKQIQKELGVDNQRDEEIEEYYEKLESLKEAMPKDAYKEIKKQIDRLSRMHPDSADANLLQNYVEWMLEIPFGKISTKKLSIDEVKKQLDHDHYSLKKPKERIAEYFAVRELLSLRGKDQKDSKGTILCFFGPPGVGKTSLANSIATALKRPLVRIALGGLEDVNELRGHRRTYIGAMPGRIVQGLIDAKEMNPVMVLDEIDKVGRSHRGDPTSVLLEILDPEQNSEFRDYYANFNIDLSQVIFIATANDIGQIPAPLRDRMEFIQVSSYTPQEKLEIAKKYLIPQEMKKHGLQNAEVSLSLPALREMIEKYTREAGVRNLRRRIAQILRKCARLILQEGRDKVSITPKNLPEFLDKIVFEIDEADKKDRVGVVNGLAWTSVGGDVLKIEAVKIKGKGALQLTGSLGDVMKESAKIALSVVKVLIDEGKIRIDSSKLPKKAKSKEGEEEESNAIYNCYDLHLHVPEGATPKDGPSAGIAMASVIASILSDKKVRSSVAMTGELTLTGKVLQIGGLKEKLIAAHKAGIKRALIPKKNFERDLDEIPDEVKEALEIVPVTRIEEVLKEVLI encoded by the coding sequence ATGCAACTTAGCAACTACGGGTCATTCCCGATGAATATTCCCGTTGTAGTGGAGGACGACCTCTTCCTCTACCCCTTTATGATCGTGCCTATTTTTGTCAATGACGAGGCCAACATCAAGGCCATCAACCATGCCATGGATCACAACGAGTTGATCTTCATTGCCACCGCCAAGGTGGGCGAAGAGGAGAATCGCACCAAGGAGAGCTTCTATCCAGCGGGCGTGGTGGGGAGTATCATGCGTAAAGTGGCGCTCCCTGATGGAAGGGTGAAGCTCCTTTTCCAGGGATTAGCGCGAGGAAAAGTGCTGGAGGTGACCCAAGAGAATCCCCTCATGGTGGAGGTGGATCTCATCAAGAGCCTCCCCTATGAAGAGAATCGAATCAATGCGGTCTTGGCGATTCTGCGAGATAAGATTAAAACCCTCTCCAGTGTCAATCCGCAATTCCCTCCCGATCTTTTGCGCACCATTGAAGAGAATCATGATCCTCATCGAATCATCGACCTTATCGCCAGCACCATCAAGCTTCGCAAAGAGCAGGCCTATAGGCTTTTCATTGAGGCGGATGCTGAGGAGAGGCTGCTTCTTTTGATTGACTACATCATCGAAGAGGTGGAGGCGCTCAAGCTCCAAAAAGAGATCAAGAGCAAAGTCCACAACAAGATGGAGCAGATCAACAAGGAGTATTTCCTCAAAGAGCAGCTCAAGCAGATTCAAAAAGAGCTAGGGGTGGACAACCAGCGCGATGAAGAGATTGAAGAGTATTACGAGAAGCTCGAATCGCTCAAAGAGGCAATGCCCAAAGATGCCTACAAAGAGATCAAAAAGCAGATCGACCGTCTCTCTCGGATGCACCCTGATAGCGCGGATGCCAACCTTCTCCAAAACTATGTCGAGTGGATGCTAGAGATTCCCTTTGGGAAGATCTCCACGAAAAAACTCTCCATCGATGAGGTGAAAAAGCAGCTCGATCATGACCACTATTCGCTCAAAAAGCCCAAAGAGCGAATCGCTGAGTATTTTGCTGTGCGCGAGCTCCTCTCATTAAGGGGCAAGGATCAAAAAGATTCTAAAGGGACGATTCTCTGCTTTTTTGGCCCTCCCGGAGTGGGCAAAACCTCGCTAGCCAACTCCATTGCTACGGCGCTTAAACGACCGCTGGTGAGGATTGCGCTTGGAGGCTTGGAGGATGTCAATGAGCTTCGCGGACACCGACGAACCTACATCGGAGCGATGCCGGGTCGAATCGTCCAAGGCCTAATTGATGCCAAAGAGATGAATCCCGTCATGGTATTGGATGAGATTGATAAGGTTGGGCGCTCCCATCGAGGCGATCCTACTTCGGTCCTCCTAGAGATTCTTGATCCAGAGCAAAACAGTGAGTTTAGAGATTATTATGCGAACTTCAATATCGATCTCTCGCAGGTGATTTTCATCGCCACGGCCAATGATATCGGACAGATTCCCGCTCCCTTGCGCGATCGGATGGAGTTTATTCAGGTGAGTAGCTACACTCCTCAAGAGAAGCTAGAGATCGCCAAAAAATATCTCATCCCCCAAGAGATGAAAAAACATGGACTCCAAAATGCGGAAGTGAGCCTCTCGCTTCCTGCATTAAGGGAGATGATCGAGAAATACACCCGTGAGGCGGGCGTGCGAAACCTGAGAAGGAGAATCGCTCAAATCTTGCGCAAATGCGCTAGGCTCATCCTTCAAGAGGGGCGAGATAAGGTGAGCATCACGCCCAAAAACCTTCCTGAGTTTTTGGACAAAATTGTCTTTGAGATTGACGAGGCGGATAAAAAAGATCGTGTGGGTGTGGTCAATGGCTTGGCGTGGACGAGTGTGGGGGGCGATGTGCTCAAGATTGAGGCGGTCAAAATCAAAGGCAAGGGCGCGCTTCAGCTCACAGGAAGCCTAGGCGATGTGATGAAAGAATCGGCCAAAATCGCCCTCTCTGTGGTGAAAGTGCTCATCGATGAGGGGAAAATCCGAATCGATTCCTCGAAGCTTCCCAAAAAAGCCAAAAGCAAGGAGGGCGAAGAGGAGGAGTCAAACGCGATTTACAACTGCTACGATCTCCACCTCCATGTCCCTGAGGGCGCCACCCCTAAAGATGGTCCAAGCGCTGGAATCGCGATGGCGAGCGTCATTGCATCTATTCTTTCGGATAAAAAGGTGCGCTCTAGTGTGGCGATGACGGGAGAGCTCACCCTTACGGGCAAAGTGCTTCAGATTGGAGGGCTCAAAGAGAAGCTTATCGCCGCCCACAAAGCAGGAATCAAGCGTGCACTCATCCCCAAGAAGAACTTCGAGCGAGACCTGGATGAGATTCCTGATGAGGTGAAAGAGGCATTGGAGATTGTGCCTGTGACGCGAATCGAAGAGGTGCTCAAAGAGGTCTTGATCTAA
- a CDS encoding outer membrane protein assembly factor BamD, translated as MKPLVNLSLALALALTFWGCSQKSDEAKEYNKPADYWYQRMLREIRASDLEKADDMFASLQSEHINSPLVPEAMLILGRAHMDDREYVLAEFYFEEYLKRFGTSENADFIGYLKLQANFFAFSRETLNQQLLLDSIDEVEEYIKKYPYSRYKPYADTMLLKLHLANLHLNKEIARIYTIQGKEEAAENYRERFKHHWLKEIVSKEPDMPWYRQLFNW; from the coding sequence ATGAAGCCGCTCGTCAATCTATCCCTCGCCCTAGCCTTGGCGCTCACCTTTTGGGGTTGCTCTCAAAAGAGCGATGAGGCCAAGGAGTATAACAAGCCAGCCGACTACTGGTATCAGAGGATGCTCCGTGAGATTAGGGCGAGCGATCTGGAGAAGGCGGATGATATGTTTGCCTCTTTGCAGAGCGAGCACATCAACTCTCCTTTGGTTCCTGAGGCGATGCTCATCTTGGGTCGAGCGCACATGGATGATCGAGAGTATGTTTTGGCGGAGTTCTACTTCGAGGAGTATTTGAAGCGTTTTGGAACGAGTGAAAACGCTGATTTTATCGGCTATCTTAAGCTTCAAGCCAATTTTTTTGCCTTCTCTAGGGAAACGCTCAATCAGCAACTGCTTCTTGATTCGATTGATGAGGTGGAGGAGTATATTAAGAAATACCCCTACTCTCGCTACAAGCCCTACGCCGATACGATGCTCTTAAAGCTCCATCTTGCCAATCTCCATCTCAACAAAGAGATTGCTCGAATCTACACCATCCAAGGCAAGGAAGAGGCCGCTGAGAACTACAGGGAACGCTTTAAGCACCACTGGCTTAAAGAGATCGTCTCCAAGGAGCCTGATATGCCTTGGTATCGACAGCTTTTCAACTGGTAA
- the fliW gene encoding flagellar assembly protein FliW — protein sequence MEFEVKSPILGFESVRGMRLEKIDDLFMKLKNAEADSPVFTLVNPFLLREYDFEIPLAMKVLLDLKENTNLLVLNIMIIHTPLESSTVNFLAPVIFNFDNHTMGQLVLESHRYPAYGLAETISSFFNSDSTPTQEA from the coding sequence ATGGAGTTTGAAGTAAAATCTCCCATACTCGGTTTTGAGTCGGTTAGAGGGATGAGGCTGGAAAAGATTGACGATCTCTTTATGAAGCTCAAAAATGCCGAGGCCGATTCTCCCGTATTCACCTTGGTGAATCCCTTCCTGCTGCGGGAGTATGATTTTGAGATTCCCTTGGCGATGAAGGTGCTTCTTGACCTCAAGGAGAACACCAATCTCTTAGTCCTTAATATCATGATCATTCACACGCCCCTAGAGAGCTCGACCGTCAATTTCCTAGCTCCCGTCATCTTCAACTTTGATAACCACACCATGGGTCAGCTCGTCTTAGAGAGCCATCGATATCCTGCCTATGGACTCGCTGAGACCATCTCTTCCTTTTTCAACTCCGATTCCACGCCCACACAAGAGGCCTAG
- a CDS encoding pyrroline-5-carboxylate reductase → MPPTLTLYGYGKMALAIAKGLSGRFPLEITGRNPQKIEELIALHGLNASPLFPHDSPLDITDRHLLLCVKPYALSELSFSGEAKGVYSILAGVSIERLREKIPAQSYIRAMPNMAASLGSSCTALCGDESLKALASEIFAPLGTSLWLDKESKIDAATALAGSGPAYLALMAEALMDAGVREGLSREESKALTQGLFSGFADLLEDRHPALIKEEVTSPGGTTAEALALLESKGLRGILIEAVRAALLKAKKL, encoded by the coding sequence ATGCCCCCCACCTTGACCCTTTATGGCTATGGCAAAATGGCCTTGGCCATCGCTAAAGGTCTAAGCGGCCGCTTCCCCCTAGAGATCACGGGGCGCAACCCCCAAAAAATCGAGGAATTGATTGCCCTGCATGGCCTTAACGCCTCCCCTCTCTTTCCCCACGATTCACCCCTAGATATCACCGATAGACACTTGCTATTATGCGTCAAACCCTACGCCCTAAGCGAGCTCTCTTTTAGCGGAGAAGCCAAGGGCGTCTACTCCATTTTGGCAGGAGTCTCCATAGAGCGCCTGCGCGAGAAGATACCCGCCCAAAGCTACATTCGCGCAATGCCCAATATGGCCGCCTCTTTGGGAAGTTCCTGCACCGCTCTTTGTGGCGATGAGAGCCTCAAAGCCTTGGCGAGTGAGATTTTTGCGCCTCTTGGCACCTCTTTGTGGCTAGACAAAGAATCTAAAATTGACGCCGCGACTGCTTTAGCGGGAAGCGGTCCTGCCTATTTGGCCTTGATGGCGGAGGCTTTGATGGATGCAGGGGTGCGAGAGGGACTCTCCAGAGAAGAATCCAAAGCGCTCACCCAAGGGCTTTTTTCAGGCTTTGCCGACCTTTTGGAAGATCGCCATCCTGCCCTCATTAAGGAGGAGGTCACCTCTCCAGGAGGCACGACCGCCGAGGCGCTCGCGCTCTTAGAATCTAAAGGGCTTCGAGGTATCCTCATTGAGGCGGTTCGCGCCGCCCTGCTCAAAGCCAAAAAACTCTAA
- the miaA gene encoding tRNA (adenosine(37)-N6)-dimethylallyltransferase MiaA, translating to MKIFAILGASASGKSALGLRLAKELECFILSLDSLSIYQEINIASAKPSKEELLSIRHFGIDLLTPNEPSNAALFAHLFEEALEASNQAGKKALLLVGGTGFFLKRIIEGLSPAPTLDPSAKEWLKEVLENRREAFKELEKIDPLYTSRITPSDLHRLRRGWEIYLGSGLSPSLFFETHPPKPLGHDLKIYELTLERELLRQRITERTEQMLESGLIDEVCQLESRYTREPQAMKSIGIAETLAYLDGEISKEELTPLISTHTAQLAKRQTTFNKTQFTSIRHLEAPRLFEEICHTITKS from the coding sequence GTGAAAATTTTTGCCATTTTAGGCGCGAGTGCTTCGGGTAAAAGCGCTCTTGGATTGAGACTTGCCAAAGAGCTTGAGTGCTTCATCCTCTCCCTTGATTCCCTCTCCATCTATCAAGAGATCAATATCGCCTCAGCCAAGCCTTCCAAAGAAGAGCTTTTGTCCATTCGTCACTTTGGAATTGATCTTTTGACCCCCAATGAGCCAAGCAATGCTGCCCTCTTTGCCCACCTTTTTGAAGAGGCGTTAGAGGCGTCCAATCAAGCAGGCAAAAAAGCCCTCCTCCTAGTCGGAGGAACGGGCTTTTTCCTCAAGCGAATTATTGAGGGGCTCTCCCCCGCTCCCACGCTTGATCCCTCTGCCAAGGAGTGGCTCAAAGAGGTCTTGGAAAATCGAAGGGAAGCCTTCAAAGAGCTTGAGAAGATCGATCCTCTCTACACTTCTCGCATCACCCCCAGCGACCTCCATCGATTAAGGCGAGGATGGGAGATCTACCTAGGGAGCGGCCTCTCTCCTTCGCTCTTTTTTGAGACTCATCCCCCCAAGCCCCTAGGCCATGATCTCAAAATCTATGAGCTCACCCTAGAGAGAGAGCTTTTACGTCAAAGAATCACAGAGCGAACGGAACAGATGTTAGAATCGGGGCTCATTGATGAAGTCTGTCAACTCGAATCGCGCTACACTCGCGAGCCTCAGGCGATGAAGAGCATAGGAATCGCTGAAACACTCGCCTATTTAGATGGTGAGATTTCCAAAGAAGAGCTCACCCCCCTCATCTCCACCCACACCGCCCAGCTCGCCAAGCGTCAAACCACCTTCAACAAAACCCAATTCACCTCCATCAGGCACCTAGAAGCCCCTAGGCTCTTTGAGGAGATTTGTCATACAATAACAAAATCGTAA